A window from Solanum stenotomum isolate F172 chromosome 5, ASM1918654v1, whole genome shotgun sequence encodes these proteins:
- the LOC125864187 gene encoding lysine histidine transporter-like 8, with translation MGDPEVSSERHRVGRSISSFSSFRIIPINDYDTPHSEGTNFSPVDKEIDNWLPITESRTGNAYTAAFHLLSTGLGNLAFVLPFAFTSLGWSGGIVVLTVFFAWRLYTICLLVSLHETADGTRYSRYIQLAIVAFGEKLGKCLAIFPIVYLSGGTCIMTTITGGNTLQLFYKAICKNDQNCLDKSPSGAEWYLVFICLAILIALFSPNLDSLAWVSFVGSIMGVSYFTILWTLSISKGRLNGVSYNPSDNVTTNMERFRDVLNGIAIIAMGFRGQNLVLEIQGTLPSNPKHPTRTRMYKGVIASYSFVAMCEFPLAIGGYWAYGNMMPENGIMVAVAKYHQESTPKGLISTIYLMVVIQCLCSFQLFVIPVFDNLERIYVSRKHKACPRWVRSCIKLLYGGLAYFMAVAFPFLISLAKFIGGIALPLSLVYPCFMWISIKKPKRNSLMYCLNMFLGCLGTLITVVQVAGALWYLVVNKLDANFFNP, from the exons ATGGGAGATCCCGAGGTGTCGTCTGAACGACACCGTGTAGGGAGATCTATCTCATCATTCTCGTCATTCAGAATTATACCGATTAATGATTACGATACTCCTCACTCAGAAGGAACAAATTTTTCGCCAGTTGACA AAGAAATAGACAATTGGTTGCCCATAACTGAATCGAGAACGGGGAATGCTTATACGGCAGCGTTTCATCTCTTGTCTACCGGTCTCGGAAATCTAGCATTTGTTCTCCCCTTCGCTTTTACCTCACTCGGATG GTCAGGGGGGATAGTGGTTCTGACTGTGTTTTTTGCATGGCGGCTCTACACGATATGTCTCTTAGTTTCTCTTCATGAAACGGCTGATGGAACTCGTTATAGCAGATACATTCAACTCGCTATCGTAGCTTTCg GGGAAAAATTAGGAAAGTGCCTTGCCATTTTCCCAATAGTATACCTATCAGGAGGCACTTGTATCATGACTACTATAACAGGGGGAAACACCCTACAACTTTTCTACAAAGCCATATgtaaaaatgatcaaaattgtCTTGACAAATCACCAAGTGGAGCTGAATGGTACTTAGTGTTTATTTGTCTTGCCATTTTAATTGCCCTATTCTCTCCAAATTTGGACTCTTTGGCTTGGGTCTCTTTTGTTGGTTCAATCATGGGTGTCTCCTATTTCACTATACTTTGGACACTCTCTATTAGTAAAGGCAGGCTTAATGGAGTCTCTTATAATCCCTCCGATAATGTAACCACAAATATGGAGCGATTTCGCGATGTTTTAAATGGTATCGCTATCATTGCCATGGGTTTCCGAGGTCAGAATCTTGTATTGGAAATACAG GGGACATTACCATCAAATCCAAAACATCCTACAAGGACAAGAATGTATAAAGGAGTGATAGCATCCTACTCTTTTGTCGCAATGTGTGAATTTCCCTTGGCAATTGGAGGATATTGGGCTTATGGAAATATg ATGCCTGAAAATGGAATTATGGTTGCAGTAGCCAAGTACCACCAAGAGAGCACACCAAAGGGGTTAATAAGCACAATATACTTGATGGTAgtgatccaatgtttatgttcATTTCAACTTTTCGTTATTCCCGTCTTCGACAACTTGGAAAGAATATATGTTAGCAGGAAGCATAAGGCGTGCCCAAGGTGGGTTCGATCATGCATCAAGCTCTTGTATGGCGGATTGGCATATTTTATGGCTGTGGCATTCCCATTCTTGATAAGCCTAGCTAAATTTATAGGCGGAATCGCGCTGCCATTATCTTTGGTGTACCCTTGCTTCATGTGGATTTCAATCAAGAAACCTAAAAGAAACAGTTTAATGTATTGCCTCAACATGTTTCTTGGGTGTTTGGGCACATTGATCACCGTTGTGCAAGTTGCTGGAGCATTGTGGTATTTAGTGGTTAATAAATTGGatgctaatttttttaatccttAG